The following proteins come from a genomic window of Frondihabitans peucedani:
- a CDS encoding amidohydrolase family protein has product MAVIDSHVHVWDLERAHYDWPDGSVPEIFRSIGLDEVRPSLAAAGVDRVVLVQAADDPDDTATMLRTADRHDEVAGIVAYAPLERPQEAHDRLVELRRDPRVVGVRTLIHDQPDPDWILRPDVDEGLGVLEALGVPFDYVAVLPRHLEHLPALAERHPSLRIVIDHLAKPPIGDPGSARWPGDTWSVLMARAAENPLLSAKVSGLYSATADAASWTQDQVRPFVEEAHRLFGPDRLLYGGDWPVSLTAGGYARCFDALSGIFADWPAADRAAVLGDNARRFYGLPAED; this is encoded by the coding sequence GTGGCCGTCATCGACTCGCACGTCCACGTGTGGGACCTCGAGCGCGCCCACTACGACTGGCCCGACGGATCGGTCCCCGAGATCTTCCGCTCCATCGGCCTCGACGAGGTCCGCCCGTCGCTCGCCGCCGCAGGCGTCGACCGGGTGGTCCTCGTCCAGGCCGCCGACGACCCCGACGACACGGCTACCATGCTCCGGACCGCCGACCGCCATGACGAGGTCGCGGGCATCGTCGCGTACGCGCCCCTCGAGAGGCCGCAGGAGGCGCACGACCGGCTGGTGGAGCTGCGCCGGGATCCGCGCGTGGTGGGGGTCCGCACCCTCATCCACGACCAGCCCGACCCCGACTGGATCCTGCGCCCCGACGTCGACGAGGGCCTCGGCGTGCTCGAGGCCCTGGGCGTCCCGTTCGACTACGTCGCCGTCCTGCCGCGGCACCTGGAGCACCTGCCGGCCCTCGCCGAGCGGCACCCCTCGCTCAGGATCGTGATCGACCACCTCGCAAAACCGCCCATCGGCGATCCCGGCTCGGCCCGCTGGCCGGGCGACACCTGGTCGGTCCTGATGGCGCGCGCAGCCGAGAACCCCCTGCTGTCGGCGAAGGTCTCCGGGCTCTATTCGGCGACGGCCGATGCCGCGTCGTGGACGCAGGATCAGGTGCGCCCCTTCGTCGAGGAGGCGCACCGGCTCTTCGGCCCCGACCGCCTGCTCTACGGCGGCGACTGGCCCGTCTCGCTCACCGCCGGCGGCTACGCCCGCTGCTTCGACGCGCTGTCGGGAATCTTCGCAGACTGGCCGGCGGCCGACCGGGCGGCCGTGCTCGGCGACAACGCGCGTCGCTTCTACGGCCTGCCCGCCGAGGACTGA